The sequence below is a genomic window from Pseudomonadota bacterium.
GACTTGGCTGCAATTCCAATGCGCAGATAGACACCCCAAGGTGTTTCCACTTGTATGCGATTATCAGGGAGATTACGCCGCAGCCGGCACATAAATCGAGGATTGCGTCGCCCTGCCCAGGCACTGAAAAATGCGCCAGCAGCACGGCATCAACGGAAAACCGGTAACCGTCCCTGTGCTGCAGACACAACAACTCCCCCCCGAAAAGGGAATCGGTTGTCAACTCTGATTTTACAGTCGGAACCATTAATGCTGTCTACGCTTAAAGTAACTATTTAGCGTGGCCCAAAAAACAAGACCACCAAGCATTAACTGTTCAACAGTGCTTCAGATGTGTACAAGCAGGACGGTGAGCTATACATCGGTATGCGAGCCGACCTGATCGTGCGCAGCTGGAGTGCTGCTGAATAGTTACAGCTAAAAAACACTTTCACCCTCAACAAGCTTATTCATAACCAGACCGGTAAGAATCTTTGGGTAGAAATAGGTCGACTTATGCGGCATGACCAGATTTTCATCGGCAACGCGCTTCACCTGTGAAACCGGGGTTTCATTCATCAGAAAAAGCATGGGAGTGTAGGCGGGGTTCAAGGTATATTCCTTAACTGCTCCATCCAGTGCGGCATCAGGATCACTGTAATAATCAATGAGATTTTCTCTTTCGCATGTCTCATGGGAGAGACCGAGCATTTTCTCCAGAGCAAATTCCGAAAGCATCACCACATCAAGATCAAGAAGGGGGCCGGGCTGGAGCCCCTTCATTGCCTTTCGATAGACCGAATCTTTTATTTTCATCAAAAAACAGCGGTCTTCCTCTGGATGATAAAAACCAAACATTCCACCTGATTGCTTTTCCTCATCAAGACGGGCGAACACCTCGGCAAGGAGGACTTCTCTGGAGCCGCCGCTGATTTCCTCAATCGTAAATCCTTTTTTAAGCGCCTTGACGCAATCATCCGCCGACCGCACTCCGGGAAGACGCAGCAGACGATGAGTGGGCAACACCGACAGCCCCGGATCTTCCATATCGCAAAGATACATCATGACATGATTGAATGGGCTGTCTGAAGGCAATTCTCCCTGTCGTTCCCGGATGAGTTGACGGTAATTGAGAGCGGTGGTGTAACGGTGATGACCGTCGGCAATATATAACGCTCTGTCTCTCAGCAGGCCCCGAACCTGGTCGATAACCATAAAATCCGTCACTTCCCAGATGGTGTGCTTATTGCCGTCCAGATCATCCACAGAGCACAGGGGTTTGCCGGATTTTGCATCCTCAAGAAGCCTGATAATTTCTCCTTCCTGGTCCGCATAAAGAGAAAATATCTTGCTGAAATTTGTTTTACAGGCATCCATCAACTTGGCGCGGCCGACAGTCACTTCGGAAAATGTCTTTTCATGGGGCTTGACAATCCCTTCGGAAAATTCCGCCAGCTGCACCAGCGAAACAAAACCCTTTCTGGTGAGACGGGTACCGGACGGATGCGTATATTCAATATGATAGAGATACAGCGCGGGCTCGGTATCCCTTACAAGAATCCTTTCGTCCTGCCATTGCTGAAAAAGGGCCCGGGCATTGGCGTAACTCTCTTCAGTGCTTACTTTTTTGCTGAGGTCAAGCTGAACCATATTATATGGATTTTTCTCAACGAACCTGGCCTGTGCCTTCTCATCTATCACATCATACGGCGGAGTGACAACCTCCTCCAGATGAGCAATTTTTTCGGTGTTAAATCGTAATCCGCGAAACGGTGCTATGATTGCCATGCCTCTCCTGTCTCCTTATAAAACATCCCCATAAATGAGCGGGGGGAAAATAATTACTGTTTCATTCTTCGTGGTGATTGTCATTTTCCAGTTTGATGTTATCTTATTGTATTAAGGTGAGCGTCGGGTTGTTTGAAGCACCCAACTTAAGACAATCAAGTCTTTCCTGTAGAAAGGCCACAATCTACCAGATCAATTTAGGATTACAAATAAAATCTATTTACCTGTGTTACTCTGCAGAATTAATTAATCATTTAACGAGGTCACCATGTTCGATATCTTCATAGAAACCCATTTTTCAGCCGGCCACCACCTGCGCGATTATCCCGGCAACTGCGAACAACCCCACGGTCATAACTGGACCGTCAAAGTAACGGTGCGGGCCACTGAACTTGATGAATTAGGCATGGGTGTCGATTTCCGCACCATTAAAAACGCCCTTAATGAAGTCCTCGATGGACTTGACCACCGTAATCTCAACGAGCATCCCGACTTCCTGACCAAAAATCCTTCCTCGGAAAATATCGCCGTCCATATCTTTGACAATCTCAAAAAGGATCTCACGTCAGAGCGTTATCATCTTTACAGCATTACGGTGGGCGAAACCACGAATACTGGTGCCACTTATTTTGGCAAATGACCAAAATCTCCTCATTTCCGAGACCTTCTACAGTATACAGGGTGAATCATCCTTTGCCGGCTATCCCTGTGCTTTTATCAGGCTTGCCGGATGCAATCTGCGCTGCACCTACTGCGATTCCCGCTATACTTATGAAGAAGTTGGTCACGAAGTTTCCGTGCCGGACCTCCTGGCCTTTACCGATCAATACCCAGAAGCCCTGGTGGAAATAACCGGCGGCGAACCCCTTGTGCAGGAAAACATTTATCCCCTGATGACTGCCCTGGTGGACTCGGGGAGGACCGTGCTGCTTGAAACCAACGGCAGCCTGGATATCTCCCGGGTTCCGGAAAAAGTTGTAAAGATTATGGACCTTAAATGCCCGGAAAGCGGCATGAACAAACAGATGCTCATGGAAAATATTCGGCGGCTTACTCCAAAAGACGACCTTAAATTTGTGATTTGCTCAAGGCTGGACTATGACTGGGCAACAGAAACAATCAATGACCATCAACTGCTCGGTGCCCCAAACGGTCCGACGCTTATCTTTTCACCGGCACTCAACCGCCTCGAACCCGCCTTGATGGCCCGATGGCTGCTTGAGGACAAACTGCAGATAAAAATGCAGGTTCAACTGCACAAATTCCTCTGGCCCGATAAATCCCGTGGCGTTTAGCCCGGTTAATGCTGGCAATTAAAACGAAAACTCTGAGCCCGCCACTTTCCTGATTGGTAGGAACGTAATTCTTCAAATCCTCTTTGCAGACACATCTCTTTGACAACTTCTCCCTGCCGGCCCTGCATACCAGAAGCAATCAACACTCCTCCGGAATTCAGTTTACCTCGAAACTCATCCATATAGCGTAACAAGACCGACACGGTGAGATTTGCCAGGACCAGATCGAAAGTGTCCTGAATGTCTTCAAGCCTTGTATCAGAAACGCGGACCAAGGCCTCAAGCCGGTTATCAATGATATTCTGCCGGGCTATTTCCAGAGCCTCGGTGGATATATCAATACCCAGGACCGCGTCAGCACCTTTAAGTGCGCAAAGCAGCGAAAGTATTCCGGAGCCGCAGCCGATGTCCAGGACCCTTCTGAAAAATAATTCTCTGCCCTCGGATACATCCTCGATTGCCTGGATCACAAGGCCGGTGCTGGGATGAGTCCCGGAGCCGAAAACTTTGCCGGAGTCAAATTGCAGATCAGGATAACACGAGAAAACGTCAGGAGCTTTCTTGCAATCGTTACGATCTTTTTCTGTGACAAGTCGAGTATCAACTATTTCTGCTGACTCATTGCCTGCCAGTTCATCCGTGAATTTTTCAAGCATGACGGTGAGCTTCTGGAGATACCAGTCAATCCGCGGTCCGGGCCTGGTCTGGACCGTTAACAGCTTGCGATCTTTACCGTGGAGTACGGCATCATTGCCGAGTCCGAAAAATTGTTGCTGGAATTTTTCTGCGGTAACACGGTTTTCAAAACGCACCATAATATGAAGGCTTGCATCCCCATTGCTGTCAGGACAGTATTCAGGCAGAACAATGGAGGTCATTTTCTTATGGAGAATCTTTAAAGATGTTTTGATGATGTTCTTCCGGATTCATAAAGGGATGGATCGTAGCGGAAAACCACTTCCCGGAAAAAATCTATTATTGCCTGACGGCGATCGTATACCCTGACCTGCTCCGGAATAAGATCTGAAATTTCAGTGTGCTTAATGGCCATTTTATACTCTATATGTGCTGCAAATCTGTTGTCCAGATACCAGCCGTAGGTCAGGCCGAAAAGAAGGCCAGGCGGCGTAAAACCTTCATAACCATTAACCAGGCGGGTATAAAGGCTGGGATCCTTGGCCGAGCGGATCATCCTTGCCAGCCGCAGATATATATCGAGTTCCTGTGCGGTAAAATAACAATTCCAGGATGATTGATCGCGCACCGTAAGCTGAAAAATTTTCCCCAGATTCTCACTTTCTTCATCCAGTTGAAGCATTTCCTTTTTTGCAGCGTAATTTCCCAGAAGCGACTGCCCTAAAGCCACCAGAAAAGCCACTTCAAAGCGCTCCGGTTTGTCAAAGATGTCCTGCCTGATTTTTATGACCCCGTCGTCAGGATCATAAAAGGAAAAAATATTATCCCATTCCTGGGAACGTTTCCAGAGATCATCATCAATCAGCTTAACGCCTCTGATGTTTTGCAGATGTGAAACCGGGATATCCTGATGGTTCCAGAGGATACGGCAAATCGAATCCCGTACCTCTGAATCCAGATCAAGTCCGGAAAGCAGGTGTATAATTTTTGCATATCGGAGATTGGGCGTTTCATGACCGGGGTTGATAATCAACTTTTCGTTATCTTCACACCCGGGAAGATTTTTTGCCGAACCGTTCGACAGATAACTTCGGGCCGCCCAGATAGTTTTTACCGTAGTTGCAAGGGATTCGGGATCATGCTGGATTACCTTTCTTTCATCAAGGGCGTTTTGTGAAAAAATTCTCGCCTCAAACGGGGTGAGCCCCATTTCGCGCACCCGGTCATTATCAAGATAAATTGGCACCTTTCCCTCAACCGCATAGTTCTGCAGAACACTCCCTGGTATGTCCTGAAGCCTCAGGGTAAGAACCTGATGGAAAAGCCCATGCACACCTCCGGGTATATTCCGATGGTATGCCTTGACCAGATCAGACACATAAAAACGGCGTCGCGGATCATCGCTTGCAATGTCCGTCTCGCCTTTCTGGATCCAGAGATTTGCCACCAGGATTTTCAGCGCTTTGTTATTGGCGCGGATTGCCCGGGCAATTCCAGGGACCCTTAAAATCGGGATTATGCTGGTAAAAAGACTCCCCGGAGCAAATAAAATAATATCCGCCTGAGCAATGCTCGCCATGACCTCATCAGGCACATGCGGGGTATCATCGAATTCAACAAAAACCCGATCAACAGGATAGCCGCGCTGGGCATAGGCGGATTTATTCTCGCCGGTGACCAGAACGCCGTTGGTATACAGAATTTTTAATTGTGCAGGGGTTGTTGTGCAAGGAAGGACCGAATCAGGCTCAGCACCGATAATTTCAGCAAGAACCCGCAAGCCCTTTATTATAGCAGAATCAAAATTCTTCTCTGCGGGCGAGAGATTCTTGAAAATCGCTGCGGCAAGAAGCAGATTGCCCAGGCAATGCCTGTGATCCAACTGGGCATTAAGACGTTCGTCCAGGAAAATATTTTCCAAAAGATCCCTGAGCGCCTGCCTTAAAATGTGCGGCATACTCTCAGGGCTGACGCAACTCAATTCAATAAGTTCTTCCGCCGATGCAGGTCTTTGCGAATAGCGATAATTAAATAATGAATGGAGATTGCCGGCAGTCAGATAAGCCTCTTCTTCTGATAAGGAATATTGTTTCAGAAGATTCTGTCTTCTTATGGAAGAAAGCAGAACATGCCTTAAGTCGCCCAGGGCGATAATCGGCAGCTCCTTGAAAAATTCTCCGGTTGATCCACCGTCATCGGTGACACAGACAACGGACCGGGTGTTGGGGAATGTATCTTTCATGCCCTTGAACGGCGAACGCGGCCACAAAGGGATTCTGCTGTCGCCGCCAATAACATTTGAAAGCCCGGTGCCGCCACCGAAAACCACGACATTCAGGGCTGAGGTGTCCACCTGCGCCAGTGCACCTTCGAGGTCCGACAATGCGGCTGTGACTTTTGCCGGTCCAACCGGAGGAACCCCCATGATAACGAGGTTGATCATTTTCTCGACAAGATCTCCGGGAGGCAGAAAATCCAGCGGATCAAACCTGGTCTTTTCCAGGTTCTTTATCAGCGATGTTATGTCGGAATTCTTTTTTGAAAACATAATTGGAAATGCTCAACTCAGTTATTGAACTTCTTCTGTAGATGTAACCAACTGAATACAAATGAATTAGTCAACGACCTCGGGCAGGTGATTCAATTGGAAGTCAGTAGTCAGAAACCGGAAAAATACTGCAAAATCAATCACTCTGAATCCTTAATCCTGACTTCTGAAAATAATCCAATGCCAGTGTTTTTTATAATAATTATTGCATTTCAATAAATTAGAACAGGGCAGAAAGTTGAGTCAGTTATAATCCGGTTGCAGCCATCTGCTTGCGCACCGCCACTTCGGATTCAGCCATTGCCGTCTTTTCCTCATCAGTCAACTTAAACTCAATGATTCTTTCCACCCCATTACTGCCAAGCACAACCGGAACTCCGAGGAAACATCCGGAAAAGCCGAATTCTCCTTCAAGATAGGCTGCGCAAGGCAAAACACGTTTGCTGTCCTCTAAAATTGCCTGAGCCATTTCCACCGCGGCAAGACCCGGTGTATAGAAGGCGCTGCCGGTTTTCAGATGATTGACGATCTCAATGCCGCCCTGCTGGGTGCGCTTGACAATTGCGGCAAGCTCATCGCTGGACAGTAAATCGGTTACCGGCACCCCGGAGACATTTGCCAATCTCACCAGGGGCAGCATATTATCACCGTGGATTCCCATAACCATGGCGCTCACATCTTGCGGGGCAACCCCCAGTGCTTGAGAAAGAAATGTCCGGTATCTGGCTGAATCCAGCACCCCGGCCATGCCGATTACCCGGTTCCGGGGGAACCCGGACACCTTGAATGCCGTGTACACCATGGCATCGATGGGATTGGTCACTACGATCAATACGCAGTTGGGCGAATGTTTTGCCGCCTGGTCAGCACAGGATTTTACAATGGCGACATTCTTGGTAAGGAGATCATCCCTGCTCATTCCGGGTTTTCTGGCAAGTCCCGCGGTGATGATAACAACATCCGAGTCAGCCGAATCTTTATAGTCATTGGATCCTGTAACCCTGTTCGAAAAGCCGTCAACCGGCCCGGACTGGGAAAGATCCAGGGCCTTTCCCTGGGGGACTCCTTTAACAACATCCAGTAAGACAACATCCCCAAGGCCACGGCTTGCAGCCCAGTGCGCTGCGGTGGCACCGACATTTCCGGCACCGATTATGGTGATTTTATTTCTCATACCTTCCTCTTGTAATGTATTTTATTAACAAATAGGTTCTGACTGAATAATTCAGGACGTTTCTCCTGCCAATCGGCTCCCGGCTTATCGATTATTCTGTAATCGGACCATCTCCACAACCCGCTCAAGGTCTTTGGGAGTATCCACTTCGATGGAATCATGATCGGTCAACACCACCTTGATTGAATAGCCGTATTCCAGGGCACGAAGCTGTTCGAGCTTTTCAAATTTCTCCCATTCCCCTTCCGGGAGGCTGACAAAGGTCAGAAGAAATCCCTTACGATAGGCATAAAACCCCAGGTGCTTATAATACGTCGGCGAAACAGGCTCCTCCGGATTCCGCTGAAAAGGGATCGATGAGCGGGAAAAATACAGGGCCTTGCCGTTGCGGTCGAAAACCGTTTTGACATGATTGGGATCATTGATCTCTTCTTTCCTGATTATCTTATAGATAAGGGTGGCCATGGGCAGAGCGGGGTCATCAAGCAGCGGTCTTGCCACCTGCTCGACAACTGCCACTTCAAACAGCGGCTGGTCTCCCTGGATATTGACCACAACGTCCTGTTCGGGAATCTCCATCAATGTTGCTGCCTCAGCCAGACGGTCAGTGCCGGAGACATGGTCAGGACTGGTCATAACCACTTCACCACCGAAACTCCTGACGCAATCGGCAATCCGCTGGTCATCGGTGGCAACTGCGACTCTTTGCAGAAGAGGCACAGCTAAAGCGCGTTCATAAACATGCTGGATCATCGGCTTGCCGAGAATATCGGCCAGGGGTTTTCCTTCAAAACGATTGGAATGATATCGAGCCGGAATGATCGCCACCACCTTTGGCTCGCTCTTATGTTTCAGGTCCATGAGTTCTTTTTAATTTCAGATAATTGTTTATTGATTACAGAAAAGGCCTTTCCACTTTTCCGGATGGTTGCAAAGTAAAACACTATATCCTTTTTCATCGAAAAAGAAAATCCCACTATAACCCATGTTCTGTCCTTTTTTATGTATAATCGAATGAAGGCAAGAAAATCAGATTGAGAAGGTGCGATTTGGCGCTGTAATCCATCACATCAGAGGTCAGGGGCTGGCTTGCATTCTTGGATCATTTGCTAAGTTCCAGCAAGCTGACCTCAAGTTGTTTTCTCAAATCTTTTGATTTTTTCCTTTGTTCTTCCGTGTTCCGCACCGACCTGCTTATTGTAGTCAGATCCCGGTTAAATCGGTTTGCCACTTCGGATAAGGTGGTTATTTCAAACTGCATCACGAGCCATCCTATTATTCCACGGATGGCAGACATTTTTCGCTCTCTGGAGGGGCTTGACAATTCTTTTTCCATTAGCCCGTTTTGTTTACAGACGTATTTAACTACAACATCGATGCTTGGCTTTTTGATAATGTTTTTTTGCTGGAGAACCCTTTCCACAAAACCGTCATCGCCCAAAACACGACTGTCATGCTCGCCGATATAAAGGTCCTCTCTATGCCCTTCTTCTACGCCTCTTTCGACAAACTCAGCAAACTTTCTCCGGGCGGCTGGTTTTGTTTTTGCAAATTGACCCAATATCCAATCGGTTGTTAATAAAGACAATTCCTGCGCACCAAGATATACCTGGTGGCTGCTCCATTTATAATCATCTGCCTTTATTGTCATGCCTGCCCGAACCGGGTTATTATGGATATACCTGACCAGCTCAAGCATATAGCTGTCCGCATCAATTAAAATCGCTTTATACCGCCCCTGAAACAGATGCCCGACTCTATTTTTTTTCTTGTTGATATACTT
It includes:
- a CDS encoding DUF1015 domain-containing protein, whose protein sequence is MAIIAPFRGLRFNTEKIAHLEEVVTPPYDVIDEKAQARFVEKNPYNMVQLDLSKKVSTEESYANARALFQQWQDERILVRDTEPALYLYHIEYTHPSGTRLTRKGFVSLVQLAEFSEGIVKPHEKTFSEVTVGRAKLMDACKTNFSKIFSLYADQEGEIIRLLEDAKSGKPLCSVDDLDGNKHTIWEVTDFMVIDQVRGLLRDRALYIADGHHRYTTALNYRQLIRERQGELPSDSPFNHVMMYLCDMEDPGLSVLPTHRLLRLPGVRSADDCVKALKKGFTIEEISGGSREVLLAEVFARLDEEKQSGGMFGFYHPEEDRCFLMKIKDSVYRKAMKGLQPGPLLDLDVVMLSEFALEKMLGLSHETCERENLIDYYSDPDAALDGAVKEYTLNPAYTPMLFLMNETPVSQVKRVADENLVMPHKSTYFYPKILTGLVMNKLVEGESVF
- the queD gene encoding 6-carboxytetrahydropterin synthase QueD, translated to MFDIFIETHFSAGHHLRDYPGNCEQPHGHNWTVKVTVRATELDELGMGVDFRTIKNALNEVLDGLDHRNLNEHPDFLTKNPSSENIAVHIFDNLKKDLTSERYHLYSITVGETTNTGATYFGK
- a CDS encoding radical SAM protein, translating into MANDQNLLISETFYSIQGESSFAGYPCAFIRLAGCNLRCTYCDSRYTYEEVGHEVSVPDLLAFTDQYPEALVEITGGEPLVQENIYPLMTALVDSGRTVLLETNGSLDISRVPEKVVKIMDLKCPESGMNKQMLMENIRRLTPKDDLKFVICSRLDYDWATETINDHQLLGAPNGPTLIFSPALNRLEPALMARWLLEDKLQIKMQVQLHKFLWPDKSRGV
- a CDS encoding 50S ribosomal protein L11 methyltransferase, producing the protein MTSIVLPEYCPDSNGDASLHIMVRFENRVTAEKFQQQFFGLGNDAVLHGKDRKLLTVQTRPGPRIDWYLQKLTVMLEKFTDELAGNESAEIVDTRLVTEKDRNDCKKAPDVFSCYPDLQFDSGKVFGSGTHPSTGLVIQAIEDVSEGRELFFRRVLDIGCGSGILSLLCALKGADAVLGIDISTEALEIARQNIIDNRLEALVRVSDTRLEDIQDTFDLVLANLTVSVLLRYMDEFRGKLNSGGVLIASGMQGRQGEVVKEMCLQRGFEELRSYQSGKWRAQSFRFNCQH
- a CDS encoding YvcK family protein, encoding MFSKKNSDITSLIKNLEKTRFDPLDFLPPGDLVEKMINLVIMGVPPVGPAKVTAALSDLEGALAQVDTSALNVVVFGGGTGLSNVIGGDSRIPLWPRSPFKGMKDTFPNTRSVVCVTDDGGSTGEFFKELPIIALGDLRHVLLSSIRRQNLLKQYSLSEEEAYLTAGNLHSLFNYRYSQRPASAEELIELSCVSPESMPHILRQALRDLLENIFLDERLNAQLDHRHCLGNLLLAAAIFKNLSPAEKNFDSAIIKGLRVLAEIIGAEPDSVLPCTTTPAQLKILYTNGVLVTGENKSAYAQRGYPVDRVFVEFDDTPHVPDEVMASIAQADIILFAPGSLFTSIIPILRVPGIARAIRANNKALKILVANLWIQKGETDIASDDPRRRFYVSDLVKAYHRNIPGGVHGLFHQVLTLRLQDIPGSVLQNYAVEGKVPIYLDNDRVREMGLTPFEARIFSQNALDERKVIQHDPESLATTVKTIWAARSYLSNGSAKNLPGCEDNEKLIINPGHETPNLRYAKIIHLLSGLDLDSEVRDSICRILWNHQDIPVSHLQNIRGVKLIDDDLWKRSQEWDNIFSFYDPDDGVIKIRQDIFDKPERFEVAFLVALGQSLLGNYAAKKEMLQLDEESENLGKIFQLTVRDQSSWNCYFTAQELDIYLRLARMIRSAKDPSLYTRLVNGYEGFTPPGLLFGLTYGWYLDNRFAAHIEYKMAIKHTEISDLIPEQVRVYDRRQAIIDFFREVVFRYDPSLYESGRTSSKHL
- the mdh gene encoding malate dehydrogenase codes for the protein MRNKITIIGAGNVGATAAHWAASRGLGDVVLLDVVKGVPQGKALDLSQSGPVDGFSNRVTGSNDYKDSADSDVVIITAGLARKPGMSRDDLLTKNVAIVKSCADQAAKHSPNCVLIVVTNPIDAMVYTAFKVSGFPRNRVIGMAGVLDSARYRTFLSQALGVAPQDVSAMVMGIHGDNMLPLVRLANVSGVPVTDLLSSDELAAIVKRTQQGGIEIVNHLKTGSAFYTPGLAAVEMAQAILEDSKRVLPCAAYLEGEFGFSGCFLGVPVVLGSNGVERIIEFKLTDEEKTAMAESEVAVRKQMAATGL
- the kdsB gene encoding 3-deoxy-manno-octulosonate cytidylyltransferase, yielding MDLKHKSEPKVVAIIPARYHSNRFEGKPLADILGKPMIQHVYERALAVPLLQRVAVATDDQRIADCVRSFGGEVVMTSPDHVSGTDRLAEAATLMEIPEQDVVVNIQGDQPLFEVAVVEQVARPLLDDPALPMATLIYKIIRKEEINDPNHVKTVFDRNGKALYFSRSSIPFQRNPEEPVSPTYYKHLGFYAYRKGFLLTFVSLPEGEWEKFEKLEQLRALEYGYSIKVVLTDHDSIEVDTPKDLERVVEMVRLQNNR
- a CDS encoding transposase, with amino-acid sequence MARKPRLHVAGGFSHVILRGNDGEKIFFSNKDRARLFQLIQEGTERFQYRLHAYCFMSNHIHLIIQVGAIPLSKIVQNLSFRYTKYINKKKNRVGHLFQGRYKAILIDADSYMLELVRYIHNNPVRAGMTIKADDYKWSSHQVYLGAQELSLLTTDWILGQFAKTKPAARRKFAEFVERGVEEGHREDLYIGEHDSRVLGDDGFVERVLQQKNIIKKPSIDVVVKYVCKQNGLMEKELSSPSRERKMSAIRGIIGWLVMQFEITTLSEVANRFNRDLTTISRSVRNTEEQRKKSKDLRKQLEVSLLELSK